Proteins encoded in a region of the Neodiprion virginianus isolate iyNeoVirg1 chromosome 2, iyNeoVirg1.1, whole genome shotgun sequence genome:
- the LOC124297290 gene encoding maltase 1-like — MSALRLFYLILAVSASIHAITYDVTVPTEWWQTNVIYEIWVESFKDSDGNGKGDLNGIKSKLDHFVDMGVTCIWLPPIYETPMVDSGYDISNFTAVNSLYGTLDDFDALITAAHELGLKVIIDFVPNHTSDEHEWFVKAKQGIEPYYSYYVWNKGVYYGDYLSYPNNWLDAFNDGTVWEWVDEREAYYLHQFSVHEVDLNWRNPFVMTEMKNVLTFWLDRNVDGFRIDAVPYYVESSTLENETRSDKDVDSTNYFYLNHTQTKDQPENYPIVKEWKEHINNYTASKGNDKVRFICTEGYSDIDYVMKWYDYGDDFPFNLNFIRDGDIANEAVLDTAEDIYNIFVKWLDNMPSGKTSNWVLGDHDFSRIATRIGLYRTDGLHMSVLLMPGVFTMFNGDELGMTDTYLTWEETIDHSACSTTNTTYSLISRDPWRTPFQWDNTTSAGFSTNSTPFLKVNPNYLTVNLATEKEADFSHYKNIQQTIALRNTTVWREGTVDVELIEDQVVGIARQLDGEEPIVVLINWENSTVTVDLDNYFDGLPDELSLKIADIYSGLSAKIGDTYSKSSIELPEYGSMVLLGTTSA, encoded by the exons ATGAGCGCCCTACGGCTGTTCTACCTGATCCTTGCTGTTTCGGCATCAATTCATGCTATCACATACGATGTCACCGTACCAACAGAGTGGTGGCAAACAAACGTCATATATGAAATCTGGGTCGAATCCTTCAAAGACAGTGACGGCAATGGAAAGGGCGATTTGAATG GTATCAAGAGCAAATTGGATCACTTCGTCGACATGGGCGTGACGTGCATTTGGCTGCCGCCGATATACGAGACTCCCATGGTTGACAGTGGCTACGACATTTCCAATTTCACTGCCGTGAACTCACTTTATGGGACACTTGACGATTTCGATGCACTGATAACTGCGGCCCATGAATTGGGACTCAAAGTAATCATCGACTTTGTTCCCAACCACACGAGTGACGAGCACGAATGGTTCGTCAAAGCGAAGCAGGGCATCGAACCATACTACAGTTACTACGTCTGGAACAAAGGAGTTTATTACGGCGACTATCTTAGCTATCCAAATAATTGGTTGGACGCCTTCAACGACGGCACCGTTTGGGAATGGGTCGACGAACGCGAAGCTTATTATCTTCATCAGTTCAGCGTGCACGAAGTCGACCTCAACTGGAGGAACCCTTTCGTGATGACGGAAATGAAG AACGTTCTTACGTTCTGGCTTGATCGTAACGTAGATGGCTTCCGTATCGACGCTGTGCCGTACTATGTAGAGTCTTCTACTTTGGAGAACGAAACTAGGTCCGACAAAGATGTCGATTCAACCAATTATTTCTACCTGAACCACACCCAAACAAAGGATCAACCAGAAAATTATCCTATCGTGAAAGAGTGGAAGGAACacataaacaattatacagcCTCAAAGGGTAACGACAAGGTTCGGTTCATCTGCACGGAAGGATACTCTGACATTGATTACGTTATGAAATGGTATGACTACGGTGATGACTTTCCATTCAACTTGAACTTCATTAGAGACGGAGATATCGCTAATGAAGCTGTTCTAGATACAGCGGAGGACATCTACAACATATTCGTCAAATGGCTGGACAATATGCCGTCGGGTAAAACATCTAATTGGGTG TTAGGGGATCACGACTTCTCTCGAATCGCCACACGAATCGGACTGTACCGAACGGATGGGCTTCACATGTCCGTACTTTTGATGCCTGGTGTTTTTACTATGTTCAATGGCGATGAGCTCGGTATGACGGACACATATCTTACGTGGGAAGAAACTATTGATCATTCTGCTTGCAGTACAACCAATACAACTTACTCTCTGATCTCGCGAGATCCTTGGCGCACTCCTTTCCAATGGGATAACACCACTTCTGCCG GTTTCTCCACAAACTCTACTCCTTTCCTCAAGGTCAATCCGAACTACTTGACGGTAAACCTTGCCACTGAAAAAGAGGCGGATTTCAGCCATTATAAGAATATTCAACAAACTATCGCTCTGCGCAACACCACCGTATGGCGGGAGGGAACGGTCGACGTCGAACTTATTGAGGATCAGGTGGTAGGTATCGCTAGGCAACTTGACGGTGAGGAGCCGATAGTTGTGTTGATAAACTGGGAGAATTCCACCGTCACGGTGGACTTGGATAATTACTTTGACGGTCTGCCCGACGAGTTGTCACTCAAAATCGCTGATATCTATTCCGGATTGAGCGCGAAAATTGG AGATACGTACAGCAAGTCAAGTATAGAACTTCCCGAATATGGCTCAATGGTCTTGCTCGGGACAACTAGTGCTTGA
- the LOC124297291 gene encoding protein yellow-like isoform X2, with product MKSEAMMDLRRVASHAVFVILIISGVRAHSSNNKFRSIYSWKALEFAFTTPQARETAIELGEFIPGKPLPIDVDTYRGNRTGSRIFVSIPRFQQGVPVTLGYVTNVVSSHDNPVIAPYPSWDWHRSGDCDGLISVWRMQIDRCGRLWVMDTGKIEENQICSPQLLVFSLETNQLLSRYRFPEDHVKESSLFVNPVVDVRGQFCQNTFVYVADVTGFGLIVYDHQKTRSWRINNNLFYPYPNYGTFSIKGEVFDLMDGVLGMALSPLKSNEDRTLYFHSLASRVESYVATSVIRNFSLFHENPDGAARSFVSFKNERSTQSAAEAMDKNGVMYFGLLSELAIGCWNSRNYEYGDEFIERIAVNADTLQFPSGVKVITESDGHQQLWVITVSFQRVMVGTLTPNETNFRIQAADINELVRGTKCDVASLNINAIRESATSGGSTVTFPQ from the exons ATGAAAA GTGAAGCGATGATGGACCTTAGGCGAGTGGCCTCACATGCAGTCTTTGTCATTCTCATCATCTCGGGGGTCCGGGCCCACTCTTCAAATAACAAATTCCGAAGCATCTACTCCTGGAAGGCCCTCGAGTTCGCTTTTACAACTCCCCAGGCGAGAGAGACTGCCATTGAGCTGGGCGAATTCATACCTGGCAAACCGCTGCCCATCGACGTTGACACTTATCGCGGCA ACAGAACTGGATCCCGGATTTTCGTATCGATACCACGATTCCAACAAGGAGTACCGGTAACCTTGGGCTACGTAACCAACGTTGTTTCAAGTCATGACAATCCGGTAATCGCACCTTATCCAAGCTGGGATTGGCACCGGTCCGGTGATTGCGACGGTTTGATCAGCGTTTGGAGGATGCAG ATTGACCGTTGCGGGCGATTGTGGGTGATGGACACGGGGAAAATCGAGGAAAATCAAATATGCTCGCCACAGCTGCTAGTCTTCTCGCTCGAGACGAACCAGCTCCTCTCGCGTTACAGATTCCCAGAGGACCACGTCAAGGAAAGCTCCCTCTTCGTGAACCCGGTCGTCGACGTGCGAGGTCAGTTTTGTCAGAACACCTTTGTCTACGTCGCCGACGTGACTGGGTTCGGCCTGATAGTGTACGACCACCAGAAAACTCGAAGCTGGAGGATAAACAACAACCTGTTCTACCCATACCCGAACTACGGAACGTTCTCCATCAAGGGCGAAGTCTTCGATCTGATGGACGGCGTTCTGGGGATGGCGCTGAGCCCTCTGAAGTCAAACGAGGACAGAACCCTGTACTTCCACTCGCTGGCGAGTAGAGTAGAGTCCTACGTCGCGACCTCGGTTATAAG GAACTTTTCTCTCTTCCACGAGAATCCCGACGGAGCTGCTCGCTCCTTCGTCTCCTTTAAAAACGAACGGAGCACCCAATCGGCGGCCGAAGCCATGGACAAGAACGGCGTCATGTACTTCGGACTGCTTTCCGAGTTGGCGATCGGCTGCTGGAATAGCAGGAACTATGAATACGGCGATGAATTCATTGAGAGGATCGCCGTAAATGCGGACACCCTGCAATTCCCCTCTGGAGTCAAG GTTATCACCGAGTCCGACGGACATCAGCAGCTGTGGGTGATAACGGTGTCCTTCCAGCGAGTTATGGTTGGAACCCTGACTCCGAACGAAACGAACTTCCGGATCCAGGCTGCCGATATCAATGAGCTGGTGCGCGGAACGAAGTGTGACGTCGCTTCTCTGAACATAAACGCGATCAGGGAGTCAGCGACCAGTGGTGGTAGTACTGTGACATTTCCACAATGA
- the LOC124297292 gene encoding major royal jelly protein 1-like has translation MTTPSRPFRILTIVLSCVGSLLAAELTTIHEWKYIEYAAEDPLVEHMLQVSEEYNYTKIIPIDFQKISGNRVLVTTPRYSNDLLIPSLSIVSPMIGDGGSLLEPYPNWDWHETGYCGDEIITSVSRLFTDQCNRLWFVDSGKIGDKQVCSAKLFAFNTTTDQVIHRIDIPHEVTHNSVDPSKGRLEIQFVETKGDFCDETWAYIGDPEGYGLVIWDGSDIWRLENDDVYAPASSATKFSVAGENVTLELGTSIVRIPPPGFIDEDYLLLRPLSSYSDYAIRVEDLHNSKNSSVTYYKGNITLPSQELVKVFSKSGVLMGALASSLVVACWNLANPLATEYVGTPLEDDEALQFTSAAKIFEGSEPGFEHEEYWMLTNRYQKFALGTMDFDDVNFRILSVNIADTVQGTVCAPSSHSATSIEDKFFFEYETV, from the exons ATGACAACCCCATCTAGACCATTTCGTATACTGACAATCGTATTGTCATGTGTTGGCTCGTTGTTGGCGGCAGAACTTACGACTATCCATGAATGGAAGTACATTGAATACGCGGCCGAAGATCCACTTGTTGAGCATATGTTGCAGGTTTCTGAAGAATACAATTACACGAAAATCATACCAATTGATTTCCAGAAAATCTCAG GCAATAGAGTTCTGGTTACAACACCCAGATATTCCAACGATTTATTAATTCCAAGTTTGTCAATTGTTTCGCCTATGATCGGGGACGGTGGTTCGTTGCTGGAGCCCTACCCAAATTGGGATTGGCACGAGACAGGATATTGTggtgatgaaataataacaagcGTGTCTCGTCTTTTC aCGGACCAGTGCAACAGGCTGTGGTTCGTCGACTCCGGGAAGATAGGAGATAAGCAAGTATGTTCTGCTAAGCTGTTCGCCTTCAATACGACAACCGACCAGGTGATCCATCGGATTGATATTCCACATGAGGTGACCCATAATTCTGTAGATCCGAGCAAGGGGCGGCTTGAGATACAATTCGTCGAGACGAAGGGGGACTTCTGCGATGAGACTTGG GCTTACATTGGGGACCCGGAGGGCTACGGCCTTGTTATTTGGGACGGTTCGGACATATGGCGTCTGGAAAACGACGACGTTTATGCCCCGGCCTCGTCAGCTACGAAGTTCAGCGTTGCCGGCGAGAACGTCACCCTGGAACTCGGGACTTCCATTGTGAGGATACCACCCCCGGGATTCATCGACGAGGACTATCTTCTTCTGAGACCATTGTCCTCCTACTCAGACTACGCGATAAGAGTCGAGGATTTGCACAATTCGAAGAACAGCAGTGTAACTTACTACAAGGGCAACATTACGCTGCCGTCGCAAGAGCTTGTCAAAGTCTTCTCGAAGTCCGGGGTCCTTATGGGCGCCTTGGCCTCGAGTCTGGTAGTGGCTTGCTGGAACCTGGCAAATCCTCTGGCTACAGAGTACGTG GGTACACCGTTGGAGGACGACGAGGCTCTGCAATTTACCAGCGCTGCTAAAATATTCGAAGGGTCTGAGCCCGGATTTGAGCACGAAGAGTACTGGATGCTGACCAATCGGTATCAAAAATTCGCCCTGGGTACCATGGATTTCGACGATGTCAATTTCAGAATTCTGTCGGTCAACATCGCTGATACCGTCCAAGGCACGGTGTGCGCGCCGAGCTCGCACAGTGCCACTAGCATtgaggataaatttttctttgaatatgAAACGGTATGA
- the LOC124297291 gene encoding protein yellow-like isoform X1 produces the protein MGVGLLSRLLHVNLKNKNFFNFGNVLNLRLGEKQGEAMMDLRRVASHAVFVILIISGVRAHSSNNKFRSIYSWKALEFAFTTPQARETAIELGEFIPGKPLPIDVDTYRGNRTGSRIFVSIPRFQQGVPVTLGYVTNVVSSHDNPVIAPYPSWDWHRSGDCDGLISVWRMQIDRCGRLWVMDTGKIEENQICSPQLLVFSLETNQLLSRYRFPEDHVKESSLFVNPVVDVRGQFCQNTFVYVADVTGFGLIVYDHQKTRSWRINNNLFYPYPNYGTFSIKGEVFDLMDGVLGMALSPLKSNEDRTLYFHSLASRVESYVATSVIRNFSLFHENPDGAARSFVSFKNERSTQSAAEAMDKNGVMYFGLLSELAIGCWNSRNYEYGDEFIERIAVNADTLQFPSGVKVITESDGHQQLWVITVSFQRVMVGTLTPNETNFRIQAADINELVRGTKCDVASLNINAIRESATSGGSTVTFPQ, from the exons atgggtgtCGGTCTTCTATCCAG aTTGTTACACGTtaatttgaagaataaaaacttttttaatttcggcAACGTCTTAAATCTACGATTGGGAGAAAAACAAG GTGAAGCGATGATGGACCTTAGGCGAGTGGCCTCACATGCAGTCTTTGTCATTCTCATCATCTCGGGGGTCCGGGCCCACTCTTCAAATAACAAATTCCGAAGCATCTACTCCTGGAAGGCCCTCGAGTTCGCTTTTACAACTCCCCAGGCGAGAGAGACTGCCATTGAGCTGGGCGAATTCATACCTGGCAAACCGCTGCCCATCGACGTTGACACTTATCGCGGCA ACAGAACTGGATCCCGGATTTTCGTATCGATACCACGATTCCAACAAGGAGTACCGGTAACCTTGGGCTACGTAACCAACGTTGTTTCAAGTCATGACAATCCGGTAATCGCACCTTATCCAAGCTGGGATTGGCACCGGTCCGGTGATTGCGACGGTTTGATCAGCGTTTGGAGGATGCAG ATTGACCGTTGCGGGCGATTGTGGGTGATGGACACGGGGAAAATCGAGGAAAATCAAATATGCTCGCCACAGCTGCTAGTCTTCTCGCTCGAGACGAACCAGCTCCTCTCGCGTTACAGATTCCCAGAGGACCACGTCAAGGAAAGCTCCCTCTTCGTGAACCCGGTCGTCGACGTGCGAGGTCAGTTTTGTCAGAACACCTTTGTCTACGTCGCCGACGTGACTGGGTTCGGCCTGATAGTGTACGACCACCAGAAAACTCGAAGCTGGAGGATAAACAACAACCTGTTCTACCCATACCCGAACTACGGAACGTTCTCCATCAAGGGCGAAGTCTTCGATCTGATGGACGGCGTTCTGGGGATGGCGCTGAGCCCTCTGAAGTCAAACGAGGACAGAACCCTGTACTTCCACTCGCTGGCGAGTAGAGTAGAGTCCTACGTCGCGACCTCGGTTATAAG GAACTTTTCTCTCTTCCACGAGAATCCCGACGGAGCTGCTCGCTCCTTCGTCTCCTTTAAAAACGAACGGAGCACCCAATCGGCGGCCGAAGCCATGGACAAGAACGGCGTCATGTACTTCGGACTGCTTTCCGAGTTGGCGATCGGCTGCTGGAATAGCAGGAACTATGAATACGGCGATGAATTCATTGAGAGGATCGCCGTAAATGCGGACACCCTGCAATTCCCCTCTGGAGTCAAG GTTATCACCGAGTCCGACGGACATCAGCAGCTGTGGGTGATAACGGTGTCCTTCCAGCGAGTTATGGTTGGAACCCTGACTCCGAACGAAACGAACTTCCGGATCCAGGCTGCCGATATCAATGAGCTGGTGCGCGGAACGAAGTGTGACGTCGCTTCTCTGAACATAAACGCGATCAGGGAGTCAGCGACCAGTGGTGGTAGTACTGTGACATTTCCACAATGA
- the LOC124297291 gene encoding protein yellow-like isoform X3: MMDLRRVASHAVFVILIISGVRAHSSNNKFRSIYSWKALEFAFTTPQARETAIELGEFIPGKPLPIDVDTYRGNRTGSRIFVSIPRFQQGVPVTLGYVTNVVSSHDNPVIAPYPSWDWHRSGDCDGLISVWRMQIDRCGRLWVMDTGKIEENQICSPQLLVFSLETNQLLSRYRFPEDHVKESSLFVNPVVDVRGQFCQNTFVYVADVTGFGLIVYDHQKTRSWRINNNLFYPYPNYGTFSIKGEVFDLMDGVLGMALSPLKSNEDRTLYFHSLASRVESYVATSVIRNFSLFHENPDGAARSFVSFKNERSTQSAAEAMDKNGVMYFGLLSELAIGCWNSRNYEYGDEFIERIAVNADTLQFPSGVKVITESDGHQQLWVITVSFQRVMVGTLTPNETNFRIQAADINELVRGTKCDVASLNINAIRESATSGGSTVTFPQ, from the exons ATGATGGACCTTAGGCGAGTGGCCTCACATGCAGTCTTTGTCATTCTCATCATCTCGGGGGTCCGGGCCCACTCTTCAAATAACAAATTCCGAAGCATCTACTCCTGGAAGGCCCTCGAGTTCGCTTTTACAACTCCCCAGGCGAGAGAGACTGCCATTGAGCTGGGCGAATTCATACCTGGCAAACCGCTGCCCATCGACGTTGACACTTATCGCGGCA ACAGAACTGGATCCCGGATTTTCGTATCGATACCACGATTCCAACAAGGAGTACCGGTAACCTTGGGCTACGTAACCAACGTTGTTTCAAGTCATGACAATCCGGTAATCGCACCTTATCCAAGCTGGGATTGGCACCGGTCCGGTGATTGCGACGGTTTGATCAGCGTTTGGAGGATGCAG ATTGACCGTTGCGGGCGATTGTGGGTGATGGACACGGGGAAAATCGAGGAAAATCAAATATGCTCGCCACAGCTGCTAGTCTTCTCGCTCGAGACGAACCAGCTCCTCTCGCGTTACAGATTCCCAGAGGACCACGTCAAGGAAAGCTCCCTCTTCGTGAACCCGGTCGTCGACGTGCGAGGTCAGTTTTGTCAGAACACCTTTGTCTACGTCGCCGACGTGACTGGGTTCGGCCTGATAGTGTACGACCACCAGAAAACTCGAAGCTGGAGGATAAACAACAACCTGTTCTACCCATACCCGAACTACGGAACGTTCTCCATCAAGGGCGAAGTCTTCGATCTGATGGACGGCGTTCTGGGGATGGCGCTGAGCCCTCTGAAGTCAAACGAGGACAGAACCCTGTACTTCCACTCGCTGGCGAGTAGAGTAGAGTCCTACGTCGCGACCTCGGTTATAAG GAACTTTTCTCTCTTCCACGAGAATCCCGACGGAGCTGCTCGCTCCTTCGTCTCCTTTAAAAACGAACGGAGCACCCAATCGGCGGCCGAAGCCATGGACAAGAACGGCGTCATGTACTTCGGACTGCTTTCCGAGTTGGCGATCGGCTGCTGGAATAGCAGGAACTATGAATACGGCGATGAATTCATTGAGAGGATCGCCGTAAATGCGGACACCCTGCAATTCCCCTCTGGAGTCAAG GTTATCACCGAGTCCGACGGACATCAGCAGCTGTGGGTGATAACGGTGTCCTTCCAGCGAGTTATGGTTGGAACCCTGACTCCGAACGAAACGAACTTCCGGATCCAGGCTGCCGATATCAATGAGCTGGTGCGCGGAACGAAGTGTGACGTCGCTTCTCTGAACATAAACGCGATCAGGGAGTCAGCGACCAGTGGTGGTAGTACTGTGACATTTCCACAATGA